One Sanguibacter keddieii DSM 10542 genomic window carries:
- a CDS encoding LLM class flavin-dependent oxidoreductase, which produces MSNALEFGIDTFGDVTPGPDGTLKSHAQVIRDVVEEGVLADQVGLDFIGIGEHHRADYSISAPDTVLTAIAAKTERIRVGSAVTVLSSDDPIRVFQRFATIDAISNGRAEVILGRGSFIESFPLFGYDLQQYEELFEEKLDLFMKVREQNPVTWSGTTRRSLTDQEVFPHVENGLLPAWIAVGGSPQSVVRAAGYGLPLMLAIIGGDPLAFKQFTDLYRRALGEFGKPLQPVGVHAPGYIAETDEQAMEDSWPLIGKYFSKIALERGGRAMGEGQFRAQVGPEGAYFIGSPETVAKKIVRVVKGLDLDRFDFKYANGPMEHGKLLNSLELYGTKVVPLVREMLHDGA; this is translated from the coding sequence ATGAGCAACGCACTCGAATTCGGCATCGACACCTTCGGCGACGTCACCCCCGGGCCCGACGGGACGCTCAAGAGCCACGCGCAGGTGATCCGTGACGTGGTCGAAGAGGGTGTCCTCGCCGACCAGGTGGGCCTCGACTTCATCGGTATCGGCGAGCACCACCGCGCCGACTACTCCATCTCCGCGCCCGACACCGTCCTCACCGCCATCGCCGCCAAGACCGAGCGCATCCGCGTCGGGTCTGCGGTCACCGTGCTGTCGAGCGACGACCCCATCCGCGTGTTCCAGCGTTTCGCGACCATCGACGCGATCTCGAACGGGCGTGCCGAGGTCATCCTCGGGCGCGGCTCCTTCATCGAGTCCTTCCCGCTGTTCGGCTACGACCTGCAGCAGTACGAGGAGCTCTTCGAGGAGAAGCTCGACCTGTTCATGAAGGTCCGCGAGCAGAACCCCGTCACGTGGTCCGGCACCACCCGCCGGTCGCTCACGGACCAGGAGGTGTTCCCGCACGTCGAGAACGGCCTGCTCCCCGCCTGGATCGCGGTCGGCGGCAGCCCGCAGAGCGTCGTGCGCGCCGCCGGCTACGGCCTGCCGCTCATGCTCGCCATCATCGGTGGTGACCCGCTGGCCTTCAAGCAGTTCACCGACCTGTACCGCCGCGCCCTCGGCGAGTTCGGCAAGCCGCTCCAGCCCGTCGGCGTCCACGCCCCCGGGTACATCGCCGAGACCGACGAGCAGGCGATGGAGGACTCCTGGCCGCTCATCGGCAAGTACTTCTCCAAGATCGCCCTCGAGCGCGGCGGCCGTGCCATGGGCGAGGGCCAGTTCCGCGCGCAGGTCGGCCCCGAGGGCGCGTACTTCATCGGGTCCCCCGAGACGGTCGCCAAGAAGATCGTCCGTGTGGTCAAGGGCCTCGACCTCGACCGCTTCGACTTCAAGTACGCCAACGGGCCGATGGAGCACGGCAAGCTGCTCAACAGCCTCGAGCTGTACGGGACCAAGGTCGTGCCGCTGGTGCGGGAGATGCTGCACGACGGGGCCTAG
- a CDS encoding RNA polymerase sigma factor: MTLAGLKRSWHPGPLTRQVVGRASRAREYRHSQGEGLEACKERAHMDNSVSMKHQHTVDLKTTKVFTALFEDHYDRVVRFVVRRVDNEADATELAAETFRRAWELSRREGRVPSPAWLFATARHTVGDLYRSRERASRLEAGLCDRTSLPPTDDAADDVLQALSALSTTDRELLQLRYWDDLTVSEISHLLEVSASTLWVRLHRARRRFADHYTQTEQRTAS; the protein is encoded by the coding sequence GTGACCCTCGCTGGCCTGAAGCGGTCCTGGCACCCAGGACCTCTGACCCGGCAGGTGGTCGGACGTGCCAGCCGCGCACGCGAGTACAGGCACTCGCAGGGTGAAGGTCTCGAGGCATGTAAGGAACGGGCACACATGGACAACTCTGTGAGCATGAAGCACCAGCACACGGTGGACCTCAAGACCACGAAGGTCTTCACGGCACTCTTCGAAGACCACTACGACCGCGTCGTCAGGTTCGTGGTGCGTCGCGTCGACAACGAGGCGGACGCCACCGAGCTCGCCGCCGAGACGTTCCGCCGCGCCTGGGAGCTCAGCCGCCGCGAAGGCCGCGTCCCGTCACCAGCATGGTTGTTCGCGACCGCGCGACACACGGTCGGAGATCTCTACAGGTCTCGTGAGCGAGCATCGAGGCTCGAGGCGGGGCTCTGCGACCGAACCTCCCTACCACCGACCGACGACGCAGCAGACGACGTCCTGCAGGCGCTGTCAGCACTGTCGACGACCGACCGAGAGTTGCTCCAGCTCCGGTACTGGGACGACCTGACCGTCTCCGAGATCTCCCACCTCCTGGAGGTCTCGGCGTCCACGCTCTGGGTACGCCTCCACCGCGCACGACGTCGCTTCGCCGACCACTACACGCAGACCGAGCAGAGGACAGCATCATGA
- a CDS encoding RNA polymerase sigma factor yields the protein MFSTFFTTNYPPALRLAERRLSSRDDAEEVVTEAFRIMWERSVAGGSLSVPWLYGVLRNLVGNEYRRRLRSAELRRTLADDLRIVRPRADDACLDVRDALLRLPPLHREVLVMTYWGRLTDHEIAGALEITPAAVRSRLTRARALLRSTLLADPVTENRLTVT from the coding sequence ATGTTCTCGACATTCTTCACGACGAACTACCCCCCTGCGCTCCGTCTCGCGGAGCGACGGCTGAGCTCTCGGGACGACGCGGAGGAGGTCGTCACCGAGGCGTTCCGCATCATGTGGGAACGATCGGTCGCCGGAGGGTCGTTGAGCGTGCCGTGGCTGTACGGCGTGCTCCGCAACCTCGTCGGCAACGAGTACAGACGGCGCCTGCGCTCCGCGGAGCTGCGCCGGACGCTCGCCGACGACCTGCGGATCGTCCGCCCTCGAGCGGACGACGCATGCCTCGATGTCCGTGACGCCCTTCTACGGCTCCCCCCTCTGCACCGAGAGGTGCTGGTCATGACCTACTGGGGACGCCTGACCGACCACGAGATCGCAGGAGCGCTCGAGATCACCCCGGCTGCCGTCCGCAGCCGGCTGACTCGTGCGCGTGCACTCCTGAGGAGCACCCTCCTCGCCGATCCCGTCACGGAGAACAGGCTCACCGTCACGTGA
- a CDS encoding glycoside hydrolase family 27 protein: MAKTPSPRPPMGWNSWDCYGTTVTEAEVLANAEHMAQHLLPFGWDTVVVDIDWSDPTARSHGYNEGAPLHLDDLGRLAPDPERFPSSAGGAGFAPLAEKVHALGLRFGIHVMRGIPRLATGAASPVEGTEVTAADVADQTNRCEWNPHMDGLRHEHPGAQAYYDSVVALYASWGVDFIKADDMLWPYQAADIEAFSLAIERSGRPIELSLSPGRDLSLTRLDHLREHATMWRICDDLWDVWEDVEANFARFARWAPVASEHGWPDGDMLPLGHVGIRAERGEPRDSRLTAAERVTLMTLWVVARSPLMIGGDLPTSSPETLALFTNADVLALLESRGSREVFREGDLVLWTADDSDGAGWVAAFNLGSQPLSVALDAGDVGVPTDGSARVRELWTGEEVATHQVTVQSDAARGVAPGSVAIPVTIEGHGARLLRWEAPVSSS, translated from the coding sequence ATGGCAAAGACGCCGTCACCCCGACCCCCCATGGGCTGGAACAGCTGGGACTGCTACGGGACCACCGTCACGGAGGCCGAGGTGCTCGCCAACGCCGAGCACATGGCGCAGCACCTGCTGCCCTTCGGCTGGGACACCGTGGTCGTCGACATCGACTGGTCCGACCCGACCGCCCGGTCCCACGGGTACAACGAGGGCGCGCCGTTGCACCTCGACGACCTCGGTCGCCTCGCACCCGACCCCGAGCGCTTCCCGAGCTCGGCCGGCGGCGCGGGCTTCGCGCCGCTCGCCGAGAAGGTCCACGCCCTCGGGCTGAGGTTCGGCATCCACGTGATGCGCGGCATCCCGCGGCTCGCGACGGGCGCTGCGTCGCCCGTGGAGGGCACCGAGGTCACCGCCGCCGACGTCGCGGACCAGACCAACCGCTGCGAGTGGAACCCGCACATGGACGGGCTGCGCCACGAGCACCCGGGCGCGCAGGCGTACTACGACTCGGTCGTCGCGCTCTACGCCTCGTGGGGCGTCGACTTCATCAAGGCCGACGACATGCTCTGGCCGTACCAGGCCGCCGACATCGAGGCGTTCTCGCTGGCCATCGAGCGCTCCGGCCGCCCGATCGAGCTGTCGCTGTCCCCCGGGCGCGACCTCTCGCTCACCCGCCTCGACCACCTGCGCGAGCACGCGACCATGTGGCGCATCTGCGACGACCTCTGGGACGTGTGGGAGGACGTCGAGGCCAACTTCGCGCGCTTCGCCCGCTGGGCGCCCGTCGCGAGCGAGCACGGCTGGCCCGACGGCGACATGCTGCCGCTCGGTCATGTCGGCATCCGCGCCGAGCGCGGCGAGCCACGCGACTCCCGGCTGACGGCGGCGGAGCGGGTCACGTTGATGACGCTGTGGGTCGTCGCGCGGTCCCCGCTGATGATCGGTGGCGACCTGCCGACGTCGTCGCCCGAGACGCTCGCGCTGTTCACGAACGCGGACGTGCTCGCACTGCTGGAGTCGCGCGGGTCGCGGGAGGTGTTCCGCGAGGGCGACCTGGTGCTGTGGACCGCGGACGACAGCGACGGGGCTGGGTGGGTCGCGGCCTTCAACCTCGGGTCTCAGCCGCTGAGCGTCGCGCTCGATGCCGGAGACGTCGGGGTGCCGACGGACGGGAGCGCGCGGGTGCGCGAGCTGTGGACCGGCGAGGAGGTCGCGACGCACCAGGTGACGGTGCAGAGCGACGCGGCGCGTGGGGTGGCGCCGGGGAGCGTGGCGATCCCGGTGACCATCGAGGGGCACGGGGCTCGGTTGCTGCGGTGGGAGGCGCCTGTCAGCTCGTCGTAG
- a CDS encoding LacI family DNA-binding transcriptional regulator: MAATMRDVAALAGVSVKTVSRVVNLEPHTRPEVVRRVRAAIAELEWVPNGSARTLRTGRTGVIGVGVPELRRPYLSMITEAVVSELNRRGLQATVEPTHDQPDRLAALLAARGRLYDGIVLIGPAADHPTDHPGDPDRPSDVLAGLRPTDPVVLVHHEPTVTVDSVDSDLVEAASLVARHLVVMGRSRPALVGQDRTRQGNHAMTAALAAAGIAPAVPRVDGVVGRADGARAARDLLARAPETDALLCGSDELALGALYALVEAGVAVPDDVAIIGFDNLDDASFSTPSLTTVDPGAARLARSAVELLADRLAGTGGETARRVISPVELVRRESTLGAGLR, translated from the coding sequence ATGGCAGCGACGATGCGCGATGTTGCGGCGTTGGCCGGGGTGTCCGTGAAGACCGTGTCGCGTGTCGTCAACCTCGAGCCGCACACCCGCCCCGAGGTGGTCCGCCGCGTCCGCGCGGCCATCGCCGAGCTCGAGTGGGTCCCCAACGGCAGCGCCCGCACGCTGCGCACCGGGCGGACCGGCGTGATCGGCGTCGGCGTCCCCGAGCTGCGCCGCCCGTACCTGTCGATGATCACCGAGGCCGTCGTCTCCGAGCTCAACCGCCGCGGGCTCCAGGCGACCGTCGAGCCCACGCACGACCAGCCCGACCGCCTCGCCGCGCTGCTCGCCGCCCGCGGGCGGCTCTACGACGGGATCGTCCTCATCGGCCCGGCGGCCGACCACCCCACCGACCACCCCGGCGACCCGGACCGCCCGTCCGACGTCCTCGCGGGCCTGCGCCCGACCGACCCCGTGGTCCTGGTGCACCACGAGCCGACCGTCACGGTCGACTCGGTCGACTCCGACCTCGTCGAGGCCGCGTCGCTCGTCGCCCGGCACCTCGTGGTGATGGGGCGCTCGCGTCCGGCGCTCGTCGGGCAGGACCGGACGCGCCAGGGCAACCACGCGATGACCGCCGCCCTGGCTGCCGCGGGGATCGCGCCGGCGGTCCCGCGGGTCGACGGCGTGGTCGGGAGGGCCGACGGTGCACGCGCCGCCCGCGACCTCCTCGCCCGGGCGCCCGAGACGGACGCGCTGCTCTGCGGCAGCGACGAGCTCGCCCTCGGCGCGCTCTACGCGCTCGTCGAGGCCGGGGTCGCCGTGCCCGACGACGTCGCGATCATCGGCTTCGACAACCTCGACGACGCGTCCTTCTCGACGCCGTCGCTCACCACGGTCGACCCCGGGGCGGCCCGGCTCGCCCGCTCCGCCGTCGAGCTGCTCGCCGACAGGCTCGCAGGCACCGGCGGCGAGACGGCCCGCCGCGTCATCTCGCCGGTCGAG